A genomic segment from Rhodospirillum centenum SW encodes:
- the mltG gene encoding endolytic transglycosylase MltG: MSVTPDPSEKRRRRVLPAAALLLLLLAVLAAGALSWVQDRYTGPGPLAADTTLVIPRGSGVQAIAGQLAAAGIVRTEWEVLAAARYRESARRLKAGEYAFPAGISLQGALDLLESGRTVVRRLTVPEGLTSDQIVDLLRAEPALAGEVADVPAEGSLLPETYHFSWGDDRGDLLRRMQSAMERTLADLWVARAPDLPLETPQQAVILASIVEKETGVAAERAKVAGVFVNRLRAGMRLQSDPTVIYGLTGGKGALDRLLTRADWQHDSAYNTYVIDGLPPGPIANPGRESLAAALNPEKHGFVYFVADGSGGHAFAETLEQHNRNVAAWRRLRQERGDQGDGPTETAPQK; this comes from the coding sequence TTGAGCGTGACGCCCGATCCTTCAGAGAAACGCCGCCGCCGGGTCCTGCCCGCGGCGGCGTTGCTGCTTCTGCTGCTGGCGGTGCTGGCGGCGGGGGCGCTGTCCTGGGTGCAGGACCGCTACACGGGACCCGGTCCCCTGGCGGCGGACACCACCCTGGTGATCCCCCGCGGCAGCGGGGTGCAGGCCATCGCCGGCCAGCTCGCCGCGGCGGGCATCGTGCGAACGGAGTGGGAGGTGCTGGCCGCCGCCCGCTACCGCGAGTCCGCGCGGCGGCTGAAGGCGGGCGAATACGCCTTCCCCGCCGGGATCAGCCTCCAGGGGGCGCTGGACCTGCTGGAGAGCGGCCGGACGGTGGTCCGGCGCCTGACCGTGCCGGAGGGGCTGACCTCCGACCAGATCGTGGACCTGCTGCGCGCCGAGCCGGCGCTGGCCGGCGAGGTCGCGGACGTTCCGGCGGAGGGGAGCCTGCTGCCGGAGACCTACCACTTCTCCTGGGGTGACGACCGCGGCGACCTGCTGCGCCGGATGCAGTCCGCCATGGAGCGCACGCTGGCCGACCTCTGGGTGGCGCGGGCGCCGGACCTGCCGCTGGAGACGCCGCAGCAGGCGGTGATCCTCGCCTCCATCGTGGAGAAGGAGACGGGCGTGGCGGCGGAGCGGGCGAAGGTCGCCGGCGTCTTCGTCAACCGCCTGCGCGCCGGCATGCGGTTGCAGTCCGACCCGACGGTGATCTATGGCCTGACGGGGGGGAAGGGGGCGCTGGACCGGCTGCTGACCCGGGCCGACTGGCAGCACGACTCGGCCTACAACACCTATGTGATCGACGGACTGCCGCCCGGTCCCATCGCCAATCCGGGGCGGGAGTCGCTGGCGGCGGCCCTGAACCCGGAGAAGCACGGGTTCGTCTACTTCGTCGCGGACGGCAGCGGCGGCCATGCCTTCGCGGAGACGCTGGAGCAGCACAACCGCAACGTCGCCGCCTGGCGCCGTCTCCGGCAGGAGCGGGGCGACCAGGGCGACGGCCCGACCGAGACGGCACCGCAGAAGTGA
- a CDS encoding SAM-dependent methyltransferase, giving the protein MLLARMFDALIVTGRLTLIDADGRRWEFGDGDTPPASPDAPPPESHPVVRLHDRALHWKLALNPGLYAGEAYMDGALTLDRGGIHDLIALVLRNAGGGGYGRWDALRDRVRPLLRWLRQINPAARSRRNVAHHYDLSEQLYALFLDPDLQYSCAYFTEPGLSLEEAQAAKKRHIAAKLLLRPGQRVLDIGCGWGGLALHLARAADVEVTGVTLSQEQLAIARRRAEEAGLSDRVRFELADYRRLKGRFDRIVSVGMFEHVGLPHYDTFFATARDLLSEDGVMLLHAIGRLEGPGSTSPWLRRYIFPGGYSPALSEVLPAIERSGLYLTDMEILRLHYAETLRHWRERFLANRDKAARLYDERFCRMWEFYLAGCEGAFRYQGHMVWQAQLARRLDAVPLTRDYVQQTETATIPAKGLAA; this is encoded by the coding sequence GTGCTGCTCGCCCGCATGTTCGACGCCCTGATCGTCACCGGCCGCCTGACGCTGATCGACGCCGACGGCCGCCGCTGGGAGTTCGGTGACGGCGACACGCCGCCGGCATCCCCAGACGCCCCTCCCCCCGAGAGCCATCCTGTCGTCCGCCTGCACGACCGCGCGCTGCACTGGAAGCTGGCGCTGAATCCGGGCCTGTATGCCGGCGAAGCCTACATGGATGGCGCGCTGACCCTGGACCGGGGCGGCATCCACGATCTGATCGCGCTCGTCCTGCGCAATGCCGGCGGCGGCGGCTACGGCCGCTGGGACGCGCTGCGCGACCGTGTCCGCCCCCTGCTGCGGTGGCTGCGCCAGATCAACCCGGCCGCCCGCTCCCGGCGCAACGTGGCCCACCACTATGACCTGTCGGAACAGCTCTACGCCCTCTTCCTCGACCCCGATCTCCAGTACTCCTGCGCCTACTTCACCGAGCCCGGCCTGAGCCTGGAGGAAGCGCAGGCAGCGAAGAAGCGGCACATCGCCGCCAAGCTGCTGCTGCGCCCCGGCCAGCGCGTGCTGGACATCGGCTGTGGCTGGGGCGGGCTGGCGCTCCATCTCGCCCGCGCGGCCGACGTGGAGGTGACGGGCGTGACCCTCTCGCAGGAACAGCTTGCCATCGCCCGCCGCCGGGCGGAGGAGGCGGGTCTGTCCGACCGGGTGCGCTTCGAGCTGGCGGACTACCGCCGGCTCAAGGGGCGCTTCGATCGCATCGTTTCGGTCGGCATGTTCGAGCATGTCGGGCTGCCGCACTACGACACCTTCTTCGCCACGGCCCGGGACCTGCTGAGCGAGGACGGGGTCATGCTGCTGCATGCCATCGGCCGGCTGGAGGGGCCGGGCAGCACCAGCCCCTGGCTGCGCCGCTACATCTTCCCCGGCGGCTACTCCCCCGCCCTGTCGGAGGTGCTGCCGGCGATCGAACGCTCCGGTCTCTACCTCACCGACATGGAGATCCTGCGCCTGCACTATGCCGAGACGCTGCGCCACTGGCGGGAGCGGTTCCTGGCGAACCGGGACAAGGCGGCGCGGCTCTACGACGAGCGGTTCTGCCGGATGTGGGAGTTCTACCTGGCCGGCTGCGAAGGGGCTTTCCGTTACCAGGGCCACATGGTCTGGCAGGCGCAGCTCGCCCGCCGCCTGGACGCGGTGCCGCTGACGCGCGACTATGTCCAGCAAACGGAGACCGCGACGATCCCTGCCAAGGGCCTTGCCGCCTGA
- a CDS encoding replicative DNA helicase has product METRLLDPPADAGDRHLSYRVPPHNEEAEQALLGAILVNNKAYEKVGEFLRPEHFFFPENQKIFRACATLVDRGQVANPITLKSYFEQDADIREIGGTEYLARLAAAIVTVPNAEDYGRIIHESYLRRQLIEVGEEMVNTAYKHELDISAGDQIEEAEKKLFELASFGDVRGDFIPFERALAAAINTAEAAFRRSSHVTGVTTGLRDIDIKLGGLHPSDLLILAGRPSMGKTALATNIAFNSAKAWMTSGGKEGAPVGFFSLEMSAEQLAMRILADQAEVSGDKIRRGEIAASDFPKFVEASQYLSRVPFFVDDTPALSISAVRTRCRRLKRTQGLGLIVVDYLQLLRGSGSARSEQNRVQEISEITRGLKAIAKELDVPVLALSQLSRSVEQREDKRPQLSDLRESGSIEQDADVVMFVFREQYYLERAEPSRRPDESDDKYNDRYQRWQERLGQVHNTAEVIIGKQRHGPVGTVRLYFDGNFTRFGDLDTHHSNYDD; this is encoded by the coding sequence ATGGAAACCAGACTGCTCGATCCGCCCGCCGACGCCGGCGACCGGCACCTGTCCTACCGCGTTCCGCCCCACAACGAGGAGGCGGAACAGGCACTGCTGGGCGCCATCCTGGTCAACAACAAGGCCTACGAGAAGGTCGGGGAGTTCCTCCGCCCCGAACACTTCTTCTTTCCCGAGAACCAGAAGATCTTCCGGGCCTGCGCGACCCTGGTCGACCGCGGCCAGGTGGCGAACCCGATCACGCTGAAGTCCTATTTCGAGCAGGACGCCGATATCCGGGAGATCGGCGGCACCGAGTATCTGGCGCGCCTCGCCGCGGCCATCGTCACGGTGCCGAACGCCGAGGATTACGGCCGCATCATCCACGAATCCTATCTGCGCCGGCAGCTCATCGAGGTCGGCGAGGAGATGGTGAACACCGCCTACAAGCACGAACTGGACATCTCCGCCGGAGACCAGATCGAGGAGGCGGAGAAGAAGCTGTTCGAGCTGGCGTCCTTCGGCGACGTGCGCGGCGACTTCATCCCGTTCGAGCGCGCCCTGGCCGCCGCGATCAACACGGCGGAGGCCGCGTTCCGCCGCTCCAGCCACGTCACCGGCGTGACCACCGGCCTGCGCGACATCGACATCAAGCTGGGCGGCCTGCATCCGTCGGACCTGCTGATCCTCGCCGGCCGCCCCTCCATGGGCAAGACCGCGCTGGCCACCAACATCGCCTTCAACTCGGCCAAGGCCTGGATGACCAGCGGCGGCAAGGAGGGGGCGCCGGTCGGCTTCTTCTCCCTGGAAATGAGCGCCGAGCAGCTCGCCATGCGTATCCTCGCCGACCAGGCGGAGGTGAGCGGCGACAAGATCCGGCGCGGCGAGATCGCGGCCAGCGACTTCCCGAAGTTCGTCGAGGCGAGCCAGTATCTCAGCCGCGTCCCCTTCTTCGTGGACGACACGCCGGCGCTCAGCATCTCCGCCGTGCGGACGCGCTGCCGCCGGCTGAAGCGGACCCAGGGCCTGGGCCTGATCGTGGTGGACTACCTCCAGCTCCTGCGCGGCAGCGGCTCCGCCCGGTCCGAGCAGAACCGCGTGCAGGAGATCTCCGAGATCACCCGCGGCCTGAAGGCCATCGCCAAGGAACTGGACGTGCCGGTGCTGGCCCTGTCGCAGCTCTCCCGCTCGGTCGAGCAGCGCGAGGACAAGCGGCCCCAGCTTTCGGACCTGCGCGAATCGGGCTCCATCGAGCAGGACGCCGACGTCGTGATGTTCGTCTTCCGCGAACAGTACTACCTGGAGCGCGCCGAGCCGTCCCGCCGTCCGGACGAATCCGACGACAAGTACAACGACCGTTACCAGCGCTGGCAGGAGCGGCTGGGGCAGGTCCACAACACCGCCGAAGTCATCATCGGCAAGCAGCGCCACGGCCCTGTCGGCACCGTGAGGCTGTACTTCGACGGCAACTTCACCCGCTTCGGCGATCTGGATACGCATCACAGCAACTACGATGACTGA
- the rplI gene encoding 50S ribosomal protein L9, translating to MDVILLERVEKLGQMGQVVKVKPGFARNFLLPQKKALRATKENLAYFETQKARLEARNLELRKEAEQVAGSMGNVSVVITRQSGETGQLYGSVSSRDIADALAEKQIQVERRQVAIDQPIKTLGLFPVRIVLHPEVFVTITVNVARSADEAELQAQRGGMVTGLREEDEEEEVEETATEEGGEETAA from the coding sequence ATGGACGTGATCCTGCTGGAGCGGGTCGAGAAGCTGGGCCAGATGGGCCAGGTCGTGAAGGTGAAGCCCGGCTTCGCCCGCAACTTCCTGCTGCCGCAGAAGAAGGCCCTGCGCGCCACCAAGGAGAATCTCGCCTACTTCGAGACCCAGAAGGCCCGCCTTGAGGCGCGCAATCTGGAGCTGCGCAAGGAGGCCGAGCAGGTCGCCGGCTCGATGGGGAACGTCTCCGTCGTCATCACCCGGCAGTCGGGCGAAACGGGCCAGCTCTATGGCTCCGTCTCCTCGCGCGACATCGCCGACGCGCTGGCCGAGAAGCAGATCCAGGTCGAACGTCGTCAGGTCGCCATCGACCAGCCGATCAAGACCCTGGGCCTGTTCCCGGTCCGCATCGTTCTGCACCCGGAAGTCTTCGTGACGATCACCGTCAACGTCGCCCGGTCGGCCGACGAGGCCGAGCTGCAGGCGCAGCGCGGCGGCATGGTGACCGGCCTCCGCGAGGAGGACGAGGAGGAAGAGGTGGAGGAGACGGCCACGGAGGAAGGCGGCGAGGAAACCGCCGCCTGA
- the fabF gene encoding beta-ketoacyl-ACP synthase II, whose translation MRRVVITGMGLVTPLGVGVKQNWSRLLDGQSGISAITRFDVSDLTAKIAGQVPRGATADGLFNPDDYVPPKEQKKMDDFIQFAIAAADEAIKDSGWKAETEEQAERTGVMIGSGIGGLPAIYETSLLLAEKGARRVSPFFIPSALINLASGHVSIIHGFKGPNHSVVTACSTGAHAIGDAARLIALDDADVMVAGGAEAAVNRLGMAGFAAARALSTGFNDTPEQASRPYDRDRDGFVMGEGSGVVVLEEYEHAKKRGATIYAEVIGYGMSGDAYHITAPAEDGNGGFRSMRMALKRAGLGVDGIDYINAHGTSTPVGDMIELGAVRRLFGNDLAGASMSSTKSAIGHLLGAAGAVEAIYSVLAIRDQVVPPTLNLDNPSEGTEGADLVPKQAKQRKVRAALSNSFGFGGTNASLVFKQVD comes from the coding sequence ATGCGTCGTGTCGTCATAACCGGTATGGGGCTCGTCACGCCCCTCGGCGTGGGCGTGAAGCAGAACTGGTCGCGGCTGCTGGACGGTCAGTCCGGCATCTCGGCAATCACCCGCTTCGACGTCTCGGACCTCACCGCGAAGATCGCGGGCCAGGTGCCGCGCGGCGCCACCGCCGACGGCCTCTTCAACCCCGACGACTATGTTCCGCCCAAGGAACAGAAGAAGATGGACGACTTCATCCAGTTCGCCATCGCGGCGGCGGATGAGGCCATCAAGGACAGCGGCTGGAAGGCCGAGACCGAGGAGCAGGCCGAGCGTACCGGCGTGATGATCGGTTCCGGTATCGGCGGCCTGCCGGCCATCTACGAGACGTCCCTGCTGCTGGCCGAGAAGGGGGCGCGGCGCGTGTCGCCGTTCTTCATCCCCTCGGCCCTGATCAATCTGGCCTCGGGCCACGTCTCCATCATCCACGGCTTCAAGGGCCCGAACCACTCGGTGGTGACGGCCTGCTCGACCGGTGCGCACGCCATCGGCGACGCGGCCCGCCTGATCGCGCTGGACGACGCCGACGTCATGGTCGCCGGCGGCGCCGAGGCGGCCGTCAACCGCCTGGGCATGGCCGGCTTCGCCGCCGCCCGCGCCCTCTCCACCGGCTTCAACGACACGCCGGAGCAGGCCTCGCGCCCGTATGACCGCGACCGTGACGGCTTCGTCATGGGCGAAGGGTCCGGCGTCGTGGTGCTGGAGGAGTACGAGCACGCGAAGAAGCGCGGCGCCACCATCTATGCCGAGGTCATCGGCTACGGCATGTCGGGCGACGCCTACCACATCACCGCCCCGGCGGAGGACGGTAACGGCGGCTTCCGCTCCATGCGGATGGCGCTGAAGCGTGCCGGCCTTGGCGTGGACGGGATCGACTACATCAACGCCCACGGCACCTCCACGCCGGTCGGTGACATGATCGAGCTGGGGGCCGTCCGCCGCCTGTTCGGCAACGATCTGGCCGGGGCGTCCATGTCCTCCACCAAGTCCGCCATCGGCCACCTGCTGGGGGCCGCCGGCGCGGTGGAGGCGATCTACTCCGTCCTGGCGATCCGCGACCAGGTCGTGCCGCCCACCCTCAACCTCGACAACCCGTCCGAGGGCACGGAGGGGGCCGATCTGGTGCCGAAGCAGGCGAAGCAGCGCAAGGTCCGCGCCGCGCTCTCCAACTCCTTCGGTTTCGGCGGCACCAACGCCTCGCTGGTCTTCAAGCAGGTCGATTGA
- a CDS encoding DNA polymerase III subunit chi: protein MTDVRFYHLTRKTLEQSLPELLEKTLERGWRAVVLAASEERAEALAQHLWTWKPDSFLPHGTARDGHPARQPVFLSATDERPNDANVLFLVDGAETARAPEYERVCDLFDGNDPDALAAARQRWRTAKAAGHALQYWQQGDRGGWEQKA, encoded by the coding sequence ATGACGGATGTCCGCTTCTACCACCTGACGCGCAAGACCCTGGAACAGAGCCTGCCGGAGCTTCTGGAGAAGACCCTGGAGCGCGGCTGGCGCGCCGTCGTGCTGGCCGCGAGCGAGGAGCGGGCGGAGGCGCTGGCGCAGCATCTCTGGACCTGGAAGCCCGACAGCTTCCTGCCGCACGGGACCGCCCGGGACGGCCATCCCGCGCGTCAGCCGGTGTTCCTCAGCGCGACGGACGAACGGCCGAACGACGCCAATGTCCTGTTCCTGGTGGACGGGGCGGAAACCGCCCGCGCCCCGGAGTATGAGCGGGTCTGCGACCTGTTCGACGGCAACGATCCCGACGCCCTGGCCGCGGCACGGCAGCGCTGGCGCACCGCCAAGGCCGCCGGGCACGCGCTCCAGTACTGGCAGCAGGGGGACCGCGGCGGCTGGGAACAGAAGGCCTGA
- the fabD gene encoding ACP S-malonyltransferase codes for MTRAFVFPGQGSQAVGMGRELAGAFEIARDTFQEVDEALGQKLSALMFEGPEDQLTLTENAQPALMAVSVAVLRVLEAGGVDLARSAAFVAGHSLGEYSALCAAGTLSLADTARLLKLRGRSMQKAVPVGVGAMAAILGADLEAAQEIAAAAAEGEVCTTANDNAPGQVVVSGHKGAVERAIRLAAERGFKRAVLLPVSAPFHCPLMQPAADAMAEALAGVTLKAPRVPLVANVTAAAVTDPEAIRGLLVQQVTGMVRWRESVAYMKQQGVTEAVELGAGKVLAGLVKRIDKEIAATSVGTPADVETFLNA; via the coding sequence ATGACCCGCGCGTTCGTCTTCCCCGGACAGGGCAGCCAGGCCGTCGGCATGGGCCGCGAGCTTGCCGGCGCCTTCGAGATTGCCCGCGACACCTTCCAGGAGGTGGACGAGGCCCTGGGCCAGAAGCTCTCCGCCCTGATGTTCGAGGGGCCGGAGGACCAGCTCACCCTGACCGAGAACGCCCAGCCGGCGCTGATGGCCGTGTCGGTCGCGGTGCTGCGGGTGCTGGAGGCCGGCGGGGTCGATCTGGCCCGCTCCGCCGCCTTCGTGGCCGGCCATTCGCTCGGCGAATACTCCGCCCTGTGTGCCGCCGGAACGCTGAGCCTCGCCGATACCGCGCGCCTTCTGAAGCTGCGCGGCCGGTCCATGCAGAAGGCGGTGCCGGTCGGTGTCGGCGCCATGGCCGCCATCCTGGGAGCCGATCTGGAGGCGGCACAGGAGATCGCGGCCGCGGCGGCAGAGGGCGAGGTCTGCACCACCGCCAACGACAATGCTCCCGGACAGGTGGTCGTCAGCGGCCACAAGGGTGCCGTGGAGCGCGCCATCCGACTGGCGGCCGAGCGCGGCTTCAAGCGCGCCGTGCTGCTGCCGGTGTCCGCCCCCTTCCACTGCCCGCTGATGCAGCCGGCAGCGGACGCCATGGCCGAGGCGCTGGCCGGTGTGACCCTGAAGGCGCCGCGCGTGCCGCTGGTCGCCAACGTGACCGCCGCCGCGGTGACCGATCCGGAGGCGATCCGCGGGCTGCTGGTGCAGCAGGTCACCGGCATGGTCCGCTGGCGCGAGAGCGTCGCCTACATGAAGCAGCAGGGCGTGACCGAGGCGGTCGAGCTGGGCGCGGGCAAGGTGCTGGCCGGGCTCGTCAAGCGCATCGACAAGGAGATCGCCGCCACCTCCGTCGGCACCCCGGCCGACGTCGAGACCTTTCTGAACGCCTGA
- a CDS encoding leucyl aminopeptidase yields the protein MKISFSQLALPKSGAIALTVAQDAGLGRFGAELDERTGGLITRAMQAGRFTGKAEETLTLLAPTGVEAGRILLVGIGNPAEATLLTAANAGGAALGALLTSGETEVAIAVDSHDGLSVGAGEMAAEAAFGAVLRGYRFDRYRTKEPKEKKPSVRKVAVLSDEPTVAKKAWARLEKIADGVCLTRDVVSEPGNVIYPETLAERCQSLKDLGVEVEVLDEKKMKKLGMGALLGVGQGSARPPRLVVMRWNGAADAKEAPVAFVGKGITFDTGGISIKPAGGMEEMKWDMAGAGAVIGLMAAVAGRKARANVVGVVALAENMPDGNAQRPGDIVTSLSGQTIEVLNTDAEGRLVLADALWYTQEQFKPKAMIDLATLTGAIIVSLGHEHAGLFSNNDELADKLAGAGRKAGELLWRMPLAAAYDKDIDSDAADMKNIGSPGKAGSITAAQFLQRFVNGTPWAHLDIAGTAWSKADKAVCAKGATGFGVRLLDRFVAENYEV from the coding sequence ATGAAGATCTCCTTTTCCCAGCTCGCCCTGCCCAAGTCCGGGGCGATCGCACTGACCGTCGCACAGGACGCCGGGCTCGGACGCTTCGGCGCGGAACTGGACGAGCGGACCGGGGGCCTCATCACCCGTGCCATGCAGGCCGGGCGCTTCACCGGCAAGGCGGAGGAGACGCTGACGCTGCTGGCGCCCACCGGCGTGGAAGCCGGGCGCATCCTGCTGGTCGGTATCGGGAACCCGGCCGAGGCCACGCTGCTGACGGCGGCGAACGCCGGCGGCGCCGCGCTGGGCGCCCTGCTGACCTCCGGCGAGACGGAGGTGGCGATCGCCGTGGACTCGCATGACGGCCTGTCCGTCGGGGCCGGCGAGATGGCTGCCGAAGCGGCGTTCGGCGCCGTGCTGCGCGGCTACCGCTTCGACAGGTACCGCACCAAGGAGCCGAAGGAGAAGAAGCCGTCGGTCCGCAAGGTGGCGGTGCTGAGCGACGAGCCGACCGTGGCCAAGAAGGCCTGGGCGCGGCTGGAGAAGATCGCGGACGGGGTCTGCCTGACCCGCGACGTCGTCTCCGAGCCCGGCAACGTCATCTATCCGGAGACGCTCGCCGAGCGCTGCCAGTCGCTGAAGGACCTCGGCGTCGAGGTCGAGGTGCTGGACGAGAAGAAGATGAAGAAGCTGGGCATGGGCGCCCTGCTCGGAGTCGGCCAGGGCAGCGCCCGGCCGCCCCGGCTGGTGGTCATGCGCTGGAACGGTGCCGCCGACGCCAAGGAGGCGCCGGTCGCCTTCGTCGGCAAGGGCATCACCTTCGACACCGGTGGCATCTCCATCAAGCCGGCGGGCGGCATGGAGGAGATGAAGTGGGACATGGCCGGTGCGGGCGCCGTGATCGGCCTGATGGCGGCGGTGGCTGGCCGCAAGGCCCGCGCCAACGTGGTCGGCGTCGTGGCGCTGGCGGAGAACATGCCCGACGGCAATGCGCAGCGCCCGGGGGACATCGTCACCTCCCTGTCCGGCCAGACCATCGAGGTGCTGAACACCGATGCCGAGGGCCGGCTGGTCCTGGCCGATGCCCTCTGGTACACGCAGGAGCAGTTCAAGCCGAAGGCCATGATCGATCTGGCGACCCTGACCGGCGCCATCATCGTCAGCCTGGGCCACGAACATGCCGGCCTGTTCAGCAACAATGACGAGCTGGCCGACAAGCTGGCCGGTGCCGGCCGCAAGGCGGGCGAGCTGCTCTGGCGCATGCCGCTGGCCGCGGCCTACGACAAGGACATCGACAGCGACGCCGCGGACATGAAGAACATCGGCTCGCCGGGCAAGGCCGGGTCGATCACCGCGGCCCAGTTCCTCCAGCGTTTCGTGAACGGCACGCCCTGGGCGCACCTGGACATCGCCGGCACGGCTTGGTCGAAGGCCGACAAGGCCGTCTGCGCCAAGGGGGCGACGGGCTTCGGCGTGCGCCTGCTGGACCGCTTCGTGGCCGAGAACTACGAGGTCTGA
- the rpsF gene encoding 30S ribosomal protein S6 gives MALYETILIARQDITASQVEGLTETFTGILKENGGEVKKVEQWGLKTLTYRIKKNRKAHYVYIGHEAPAAAVAEMERNMSINEDVLRFMTVKVEKIEEGQTAMLTNKGERSERGPRGGFGDRGPRRDFGDRGPRRDFGDRGPRRDGDGPRAEGGRNEGEGDRA, from the coding sequence ATGGCACTCTACGAGACGATCCTGATCGCGCGTCAGGACATCACCGCCTCGCAGGTGGAGGGTCTGACCGAGACCTTCACCGGCATTCTCAAGGAGAATGGCGGCGAGGTGAAGAAGGTGGAGCAGTGGGGTCTCAAGACCCTCACCTACCGGATCAAGAAGAACCGCAAGGCCCACTACGTCTATATCGGCCACGAGGCGCCGGCTGCCGCCGTCGCCGAGATGGAGCGCAACATGTCCATCAACGAGGACGTGCTGCGGTTCATGACCGTGAAGGTCGAGAAGATCGAAGAAGGCCAGACGGCCATGCTCACCAACAAGGGCGAGCGCAGCGAGCGCGGCCCCCGTGGTGGCTTCGGCGACCGTGGTCCGCGCCGCGACTTCGGCGACCGCGGCCCGCGCCGCGACTTCGGTGACCGCGGTCCGCGCCGTGACGGCGACGGTCCCCGCGCCGAGGGTGGCCGCAACGAAGGTGAAGGAGACCGCGCATGA
- the fabG gene encoding 3-oxoacyl-[acyl-carrier-protein] reductase, with protein MFDLTGKSALVTGASGGIGAAIARALHARGATVALHGTKVASLEALAAELGERTRIVPANLADAAAVEQLAKDAEAALGQVDILVNNAGLTRDTLVLRMKDEDWQTVLDVNLTAGFRLARAVVKGMMKRRWGRIVGITSVVGVTGNPGQVNYAASKAGMIGLTKALAQEVASRNITVNCVAPGMIQTAMTDVLTDAQKEAMQSRIPAGRLGTPEEIAAGVVYLASEEAAYVTGQTLHINGGMAMI; from the coding sequence ATGTTCGACCTGACCGGCAAGTCCGCCCTGGTCACCGGCGCCTCGGGCGGCATCGGCGCCGCCATCGCCCGGGCGCTGCACGCCCGCGGCGCCACCGTCGCCCTGCACGGCACCAAGGTCGCCTCGCTGGAGGCTCTGGCCGCCGAGCTGGGCGAGCGCACCCGCATCGTCCCGGCCAATCTGGCCGACGCCGCCGCGGTGGAGCAGCTTGCCAAGGATGCCGAGGCGGCGCTGGGGCAGGTGGACATCCTGGTCAACAATGCCGGCCTGACCCGCGACACGCTGGTGCTGCGGATGAAGGACGAGGACTGGCAGACGGTCCTGGACGTCAACCTGACGGCCGGTTTCCGCCTCGCCCGCGCGGTGGTGAAGGGCATGATGAAGCGCCGCTGGGGGCGCATCGTCGGCATCACCTCCGTCGTCGGCGTCACCGGCAATCCGGGGCAGGTGAACTATGCGGCGTCCAAGGCCGGCATGATCGGCCTGACCAAGGCCCTGGCCCAGGAGGTCGCCAGCCGCAACATCACGGTGAACTGCGTCGCCCCGGGCATGATCCAGACCGCCATGACCGACGTGCTGACGGACGCCCAGAAGGAGGCGATGCAGTCGCGCATCCCCGCCGGGCGGCTGGGCACGCCGGAGGAGATCGCCGCCGGCGTGGTCTATCTCGCCAGCGAGGAGGCGGCCTATGTCACCGGGCAGACGTTGCACATCAACGGCGGCATGGCCATGATCTGA
- the rpsR gene encoding 30S ribosomal protein S18 yields the protein MNAERTPGAGPRGGGGRRPFFRRRKTCPFSGPNAPAIDYKDVKLLSRFISERGKIVPSRITAVSAKKQRELARAIKRARFLALLPYVVK from the coding sequence ATGAACGCCGAACGTACCCCCGGCGCCGGCCCCCGTGGTGGTGGCGGTCGCCGCCCCTTCTTCCGCCGTCGGAAGACCTGCCCCTTCTCCGGCCCCAACGCGCCGGCGATCGACTACAAGGACGTGAAGCTGCTGTCGCGCTTCATCTCCGAGCGGGGCAAGATCGTCCCGTCCCGCATCACCGCCGTGTCGGCCAAGAAGCAGCGTGAACTCGCGCGCGCCATCAAGCGCGCCCGTTTCCTCGCTCTCCTGCCGTACGTGGTGAAGTGA
- a CDS encoding acyl carrier protein, translating into MSDTAERVKKIVIEHLGVEESKVTESASFIDDLGADSLDTVELVMAFEEEFGIEIPDDAAEKILTVKDAIDFINQKTAA; encoded by the coding sequence ATGAGTGATACCGCCGAGCGCGTGAAGAAGATCGTCATCGAGCACCTGGGCGTGGAAGAGTCCAAGGTGACGGAGAGCGCCAGCTTCATCGACGATCTGGGTGCGGACTCGCTCGACACCGTCGAGCTGGTCATGGCCTTCGAGGAGGAGTTCGGGATCGAGATTCCGGACGATGCGGCCGAGAAGATCCTGACCGTGAAGGACGCGATCGACTTCATCAATCAGAAGACCGCGGCCTGA